Proteins co-encoded in one Candidatus Ozemobacteraceae bacterium genomic window:
- a CDS encoding HEAT repeat domain-containing protein has protein sequence MSQTGTKFMYKVVLPYIESANPAKRFKIEYTVEADDRDTAQQKAEREFHAYTLYNSASWVRTLERENIRVWRIMPHLPQTPQSIDSLLNDLTSPDQDVVYATLKALGELEDAAAGSKVIPLLDHPNPDLAALAAEILGKFGDQTNLPLLISRFTPQAHPMLKASILSALGRLARAGDPIADLIATALGDSDNRVRANAVELVERLSLPTTTRMLLPLMGDEDNRVRANVLKALWSTHDRRALTAALRDMAGHSSRWMRASAAFVLQHIDVQDRIALLNDLAHDPCPEVRTSAWKAILVIRDPGLLGLWLEYLAGHNGDGFACIAEHIDAIGQSAYLPLLELSRRNDPGKPFAVQFLDRLEELCRRRHGWLAWLFLKQQRIASKLF, from the coding sequence ATGAGTCAGACCGGCACCAAGTTTATGTACAAGGTCGTGCTGCCGTATATCGAATCCGCGAACCCTGCCAAGCGGTTCAAAATCGAATACACGGTCGAAGCCGACGACCGGGACACCGCCCAGCAGAAGGCCGAGCGCGAGTTTCACGCCTACACGCTTTACAACAGCGCATCGTGGGTCCGGACCCTCGAGCGCGAAAACATTCGCGTCTGGCGTATCATGCCGCACTTGCCGCAGACGCCGCAGTCGATCGACAGCCTTCTCAACGACCTCACCAGCCCAGACCAGGACGTCGTCTACGCCACCCTCAAGGCGCTCGGCGAGCTCGAAGACGCGGCGGCCGGCTCGAAAGTGATCCCCTTGCTCGACCATCCGAACCCCGACCTGGCCGCTCTCGCAGCGGAAATCCTCGGGAAATTCGGAGACCAGACGAACCTCCCGCTCCTGATCTCCCGCTTCACCCCTCAGGCCCACCCGATGCTGAAAGCGTCGATCCTCTCCGCCCTCGGCAGGCTGGCCCGGGCCGGCGATCCCATCGCTGACCTGATTGCAACGGCGCTCGGCGACTCCGATAACCGCGTCCGGGCCAACGCCGTTGAACTGGTCGAGCGGCTCAGCCTGCCGACGACCACACGCATGCTGCTTCCCCTGATGGGCGACGAGGACAACCGCGTCCGGGCGAACGTCCTCAAGGCGCTCTGGTCGACCCACGACCGCAGGGCTCTCACCGCAGCCCTCCGAGACATGGCCGGCCATTCGAGCCGCTGGATGCGCGCTTCCGCGGCGTTCGTCCTCCAGCATATCGACGTTCAGGACCGCATCGCCCTGCTCAACGACCTCGCCCACGACCCGTGCCCCGAAGTCCGAACCAGCGCCTGGAAAGCTATTCTCGTCATCCGCGACCCCGGACTTCTCGGTCTCTGGCTGGAGTATCTCGCGGGGCATAACGGGGACGGTTTCGCATGCATCGCCGAGCATATCGACGCGATCGGCCAGTCGGCGTATCTGCCGCTCCTCGAGTTGAGCCGCAGGAACGACCCGGGCAAACCGTTCGCCGTCCAGTTCCTCGACCGGCTCGAAGAGCTCTGCCGCCGCAGACACGGCTGGCTCGCCTGGCTTTTCCTGAAGCAGCAGCGCATCGCCAGCAAACTTTTCTAG
- the rph gene encoding ribonuclease PH, producing the protein MPRHDQRRPDQLRPVSIEPGFVKYPHGSALITCGDTKVICTVTVDEKVPSFVEARSKPQGWITAEYALMPGCGLVRNARAGYGTTTVKGRVHEIQRLIGRALRAALDLEKLGPRTLQIDCDVLQADGGTRTASVTGAMVALEMAVKKLMAEGKVTENPIVNRLAAVSVGVFQGEALLDLDYYEDSRAETDLNLVMTRAGGYIEVQGTAEHGVFDRAQLDAMLKLGEQGVKELFAAQDKAIARFP; encoded by the coding sequence ATGCCTCGTCATGATCAGCGTCGCCCGGACCAGCTGCGTCCTGTTTCGATCGAGCCCGGATTCGTCAAATACCCGCATGGCTCGGCTCTCATCACCTGCGGAGACACGAAAGTGATCTGCACCGTCACGGTCGACGAGAAGGTGCCGTCCTTCGTCGAGGCGCGTTCCAAGCCCCAGGGCTGGATCACTGCCGAGTATGCCCTGATGCCCGGCTGCGGCCTCGTACGCAACGCCCGCGCCGGCTACGGCACGACCACGGTCAAGGGCCGCGTGCATGAGATTCAGCGGCTGATCGGAAGGGCCCTCCGCGCCGCTCTCGATCTCGAAAAGCTCGGCCCGCGCACCCTCCAGATCGACTGCGACGTCCTTCAGGCCGATGGCGGCACCAGGACGGCATCCGTGACCGGCGCGATGGTCGCTCTCGAGATGGCTGTGAAAAAGCTGATGGCCGAGGGAAAAGTCACGGAAAATCCGATCGTGAACCGACTTGCCGCCGTCAGCGTCGGCGTGTTCCAAGGCGAAGCCCTTCTCGATCTCGATTATTACGAGGATTCTCGCGCCGAGACCGACCTGAATCTCGTCATGACGAGAGCCGGCGGATATATCGAAGTCCAGGGAACCGCCGAGCACGGCGTGTTCGACCGCGCGCAGCTCGATGCCATGCTCAAACTCGGAGAACAAGGCGTCAAAGAACTGTTTGCCGCGCAGGACAAGGCGATCGCACGTTTCCCATGA
- a CDS encoding MBL fold metallo-hydrolase yields the protein MELQGITGRVRFIPGPVNIGVVMLGGDRVALIDSGLDRRMARRVLELLSAYRLEPAVILNTHAHADHCGGNAFIQKATGCRVLASPTEAAAIANPLMQAIALYGGAPPDELINSLIVAEPSRAEAIESDTLEFDDLRIGVLRLEGHSIGQLGYVVDGVAFLGDALFPLHTIQKHRLLFIYDPLEHLNTLERLKTVTASTFVGGHFPPESRIDILLAENIRHVRDAFELVKNLLTGPQPYDRLAKQFFGSFKLQKSGWEHFLHRATLSGLLSALKRNGEADYRVMDNLLVWYGTGKPGNREL from the coding sequence ATGGAACTCCAGGGCATCACCGGGCGGGTCCGGTTCATCCCCGGACCGGTGAACATCGGCGTTGTCATGCTCGGCGGAGACCGGGTCGCGCTCATCGATTCCGGCCTCGACCGCCGGATGGCGAGACGCGTGCTGGAGCTGCTCTCGGCGTATCGGCTGGAACCCGCCGTGATTCTGAACACCCACGCTCATGCCGATCACTGCGGCGGAAACGCCTTCATCCAGAAGGCGACCGGTTGCCGCGTTCTCGCGAGCCCGACCGAGGCCGCGGCCATCGCGAACCCGCTCATGCAGGCGATCGCCCTGTACGGCGGCGCCCCACCCGACGAATTGATCAACTCCCTGATCGTCGCGGAGCCGTCCAGGGCCGAGGCCATCGAGTCGGACACGCTCGAATTCGACGATCTGAGGATCGGGGTTCTCAGGCTTGAAGGGCACTCCATCGGCCAGCTCGGCTACGTCGTCGACGGCGTCGCGTTCCTGGGCGACGCCCTGTTCCCCCTCCATACCATTCAGAAACACCGATTGCTCTTCATCTACGATCCCCTCGAGCATTTGAACACGCTCGAACGCCTGAAGACCGTCACGGCATCAACCTTCGTCGGCGGCCATTTTCCCCCGGAATCGCGGATCGACATCCTGCTGGCCGAGAACATCCGGCACGTGCGGGATGCGTTCGAGCTCGTGAAAAACCTGCTGACCGGGCCCCAGCCGTACGACCGGCTCGCGAAGCAGTTCTTCGGAAGCTTCAAATTGCAGAAGTCCGGCTGGGAACATTTCCTTCACCGCGCGACGCTCTCAGGACTGCTGTCGGCGCTGAAACGCAACGGAGAAGCCGATTACAGGGTCATGGACAATCTGCTGGTGTGGTACGGAACCGGCAAACCGGGGAACCGCGAGCTTTGA
- the rdgB gene encoding RdgB/HAM1 family non-canonical purine NTP pyrophosphatase translates to MKLWIATGNRHKLQEIGAILGESVNLRCQLDIPGIGDVAETGCTYHENAEIKARALWELVKEPVFADDSGLEVDALGGRPGIHSQRYSAPNPTHEKNIAKLLSELGDLPEEKRSARFRCVVCYINRGGTPTFFEGTLEGRIGFEPRGKCGFGFDPVFMLPERGCSVAELSEEEKNRISHRGRAVEALKRYLKLP, encoded by the coding sequence ATGAAACTCTGGATTGCCACCGGGAACCGCCACAAGTTGCAGGAGATCGGCGCGATTCTCGGCGAATCGGTGAATCTCCGATGCCAGCTCGATATTCCCGGCATCGGTGACGTGGCCGAAACGGGTTGCACCTATCACGAAAATGCCGAGATCAAGGCGCGAGCCCTCTGGGAATTAGTGAAGGAACCGGTTTTCGCCGATGATTCCGGCCTGGAGGTCGATGCGCTCGGCGGAAGGCCTGGAATCCACTCCCAGCGCTACTCGGCGCCAAATCCGACTCACGAGAAAAATATCGCCAAGCTCCTGAGCGAGCTTGGCGATCTGCCTGAGGAAAAAAGATCCGCGAGGTTCAGGTGCGTGGTTTGCTACATCAACCGTGGAGGGACACCGACTTTCTTCGAAGGAACGCTCGAAGGCCGGATTGGCTTCGAACCCCGTGGAAAGTGCGGCTTCGGTTTCGACCCCGTCTTCATGCTCCCGGAGCGTGGTTGTAGCGTTGCCGAGCTTTCCGAAGAGGAAAAAAACCGGATCAGCCACCGGGGGAGAGCTGTCGAAGCGCTGAAGCGCTATTTGAAACTGCCCTGA
- a CDS encoding penicillin acylase family protein, translated as MMQYINNMKRTIAAACMLFAFAHPAFTNEPPGLAEYRHPMPGVEIQIWRDPAGVPHVVASTTEGVYWGFGYCIGQDRMMQLELLRRSCRGTLSELFGKAFLDADTLARRDRVPEAELQEGFGRAPNAFRTAVEAFTRGLNRAVEQMRQRRIPADPGLAAAGVEATPFSVVDVLEIFAGTMGARYNDFTQELDNLHLLSAMVRKYGAREASRIFEDVVFYRDPAVYTTLGDVPFPFQQHLRHSPQMPSYLPGTEPYDAPTLRSRKRNQTLKMIGIPDKSGSYAAVLSRLPEGKREAFLYGGPQMGYFSPSAVYEIGLHTPEFDLVGTTPAGYLALLFGANRDLGFSATAGVGNIVDVVTFRRLASDPAILVGGKNPAVPESGEIAMPVVTRTEKIPVKGLRRPVERTFEDTPLGPVIAAEGPVVYVKHRAWKGRLIDSYAAWFASNHAKTLENWLDASDGMAISINWLGADRGGHIAYVHTGCGKSRRDFGDDRLPTAQPTVFPYPDVRLAGTDPASGFYANWNCPPVNEYRDGDLQTGWGADQRTKFLAEQLAGNRERWSVEYLRELDRAVAFTDLRAWFFRELLTSLIDEPSLTAGGIAALGALRDWNGLRTDENGDGLLDHPGAGLFDAFWNRLFGTVFGNALGEYAWMLSSDPTWTQTSLLAKALKGTSRFDYLGGKPASQVVTEVFSATVAGLASEGARLPLLPCPAMEFAGVNHVGAPTMAPTASCTPYMNRGSDVQIMHLSPDGISIIGVMPPGNAGWGTHATDQMPAFKAFEWRERPLSIDHVRSLATRLQTIKP; from the coding sequence ATGATGCAGTATATAAATAACATGAAACGCACGATCGCCGCCGCATGCATGCTGTTCGCATTTGCACATCCCGCTTTCACGAACGAACCCCCCGGCCTTGCGGAATACCGGCACCCGATGCCCGGGGTCGAGATACAGATCTGGCGAGACCCGGCGGGCGTTCCCCACGTCGTGGCGAGCACGACGGAAGGCGTCTACTGGGGATTCGGCTACTGCATCGGCCAGGACCGGATGATGCAGCTCGAGCTCCTGCGCCGCTCCTGCCGAGGCACGCTGTCGGAGCTGTTCGGCAAGGCGTTTCTCGACGCCGATACCCTCGCCCGCCGCGACCGGGTGCCGGAAGCGGAGCTGCAGGAGGGCTTCGGGCGGGCTCCGAATGCGTTCCGTACAGCCGTCGAGGCGTTCACCCGCGGCCTGAACCGCGCCGTCGAGCAGATGCGCCAGCGCCGGATTCCCGCTGATCCCGGCCTTGCCGCCGCCGGCGTCGAGGCGACGCCGTTCTCCGTCGTCGACGTGCTCGAAATCTTCGCCGGCACGATGGGCGCGAGATACAACGATTTCACCCAGGAGCTCGACAACCTCCACCTGCTCTCGGCGATGGTGCGCAAATACGGCGCCCGCGAGGCTTCGCGCATCTTCGAAGACGTCGTGTTCTACCGGGACCCCGCTGTCTACACGACGCTCGGCGACGTGCCGTTTCCGTTTCAGCAACACCTGCGACACTCGCCCCAGATGCCGTCCTATCTTCCCGGAACGGAGCCATACGATGCTCCAACTCTTCGCAGTCGCAAGCGCAATCAGACGCTGAAAATGATCGGTATTCCCGATAAATCCGGAAGCTATGCCGCCGTTCTGTCTCGTTTGCCTGAAGGGAAGCGCGAAGCATTCCTGTATGGTGGCCCCCAGATGGGCTACTTTTCACCCTCCGCCGTCTACGAGATCGGCCTGCACACGCCGGAGTTCGACCTCGTCGGAACGACGCCGGCCGGGTATCTCGCGCTCCTGTTCGGGGCGAACCGCGACCTGGGCTTTTCCGCGACGGCCGGAGTCGGCAACATCGTCGATGTCGTGACGTTCAGGCGGCTGGCGAGTGATCCCGCGATCCTGGTCGGCGGAAAGAACCCCGCTGTGCCGGAGTCGGGGGAGATCGCGATGCCGGTCGTCACCCGGACCGAAAAAATCCCGGTGAAGGGCTTGCGCCGGCCGGTCGAGCGAACGTTCGAAGACACCCCGCTCGGGCCGGTGATCGCGGCCGAAGGCCCCGTGGTGTATGTGAAGCATCGCGCCTGGAAAGGCCGCCTGATCGACTCCTACGCGGCCTGGTTCGCCTCGAACCATGCGAAAACCCTCGAAAACTGGCTTGACGCCAGCGACGGGATGGCCATTTCCATCAACTGGCTCGGCGCCGACCGGGGCGGCCACATCGCCTACGTACATACCGGCTGTGGAAAGAGCCGCAGGGATTTCGGCGACGACCGCCTTCCGACCGCGCAACCGACGGTATTCCCGTATCCCGACGTCCGGCTTGCCGGAACGGATCCGGCTTCGGGCTTTTACGCGAACTGGAACTGTCCGCCCGTGAACGAATACCGCGACGGCGACCTTCAGACCGGCTGGGGCGCGGACCAGCGCACGAAGTTCCTGGCCGAACAGCTCGCCGGAAACCGGGAACGCTGGTCCGTCGAGTATCTCAGGGAACTCGACCGGGCCGTGGCATTCACCGACCTTCGCGCCTGGTTCTTCCGAGAGCTTCTCACGAGCCTGATCGACGAGCCCTCCCTGACCGCCGGCGGAATCGCCGCTCTCGGGGCCTTGCGCGACTGGAACGGCCTGCGCACCGACGAGAACGGCGACGGGCTGCTCGATCATCCCGGCGCCGGCCTGTTCGATGCCTTCTGGAATCGCTTGTTCGGGACCGTGTTCGGGAATGCGCTGGGCGAATACGCCTGGATGCTCTCTTCCGACCCCACCTGGACGCAGACCTCGCTTCTCGCGAAAGCGCTGAAGGGAACCTCCCGCTTCGACTATCTGGGCGGAAAGCCCGCAAGCCAGGTCGTCACTGAAGTGTTCTCCGCGACGGTCGCCGGTCTTGCCTCTGAAGGCGCACGGCTGCCCTTGCTTCCGTGCCCGGCCATGGAGTTCGCCGGCGTGAACCACGTCGGCGCCCCGACCATGGCGCCCACGGCCTCGTGCACGCCATATATGAACCGCGGCAGCGACGTCCAGATCATGCACCTGAGCCCCGACGGCATCAGCATCATCGGCGTCATGCCCCCCGGCAACGCTGGCTGGGGAACCCACGCGACCGACCAGATGCCCGCCTTCAAGGCCTTCGAGTGGCGCGAGCGCCCCCTCTCGATCGACCACGTCCGCAGCCTCGCCACCCGCCTCCAGACAATCAAGCCCTGA
- a CDS encoding zinc-ribbon domain containing protein, whose protein sequence is MEDKTITCRNCGKPFTFTVSEQQFYKERGFEHEPVRCKGCRDQRKTTRSGPPGSGQKQMHTVQCSECGQETQVPFKPTGEKPVYCRDCFNKRRSGY, encoded by the coding sequence ATGGAAGACAAGACCATCACCTGCCGCAACTGCGGAAAGCCCTTCACCTTCACCGTTTCCGAGCAGCAGTTCTACAAAGAGAGAGGATTCGAGCACGAGCCCGTTCGCTGCAAGGGTTGCCGCGACCAGCGCAAGACCACCCGCAGCGGCCCTCCCGGTTCGGGCCAGAAGCAGATGCACACCGTTCAGTGCTCCGAGTGCGGCCAGGAAACCCAGGTGCCGTTCAAGCCGACGGGTGAAAAGCCGGTCTACTGCCGCGACTGCTTCAACAAGCGCCGCTCCGGCTACTAA
- a CDS encoding radical SAM protein — MIRPFGKYLFFLRLSGRLAAKAVRTRLLGTITPDVLVIELTAACNLHCRACYISKSESPRKLPRDLVLRLLSESEAIGIPHVSFSGGEPLLEAETILHCLAKFPGTSFSIATNGFLLRRELVDRLAGFPNVQVILSTDGPDASARFRHPDAPRRFAEAAALLGNAGIRHGSSTRVYRENIGEVASPAFLSLLSDTGCSFAAFSPLLPYDGSSGDLTPLTTDERKQLDHFCLEARKRPSLEIIAPCLDPGPCAGGGRILSVTPAGAILPCPHIAWSCHRFPKHSLKEALESAFFTALRDSGGKRDRTPCLLLDHPTSLQELLIRHPEAGIPSE, encoded by the coding sequence ATGATTCGACCGTTTGGGAAATACCTGTTTTTCCTGCGTCTGAGCGGAAGACTCGCGGCGAAAGCCGTTCGCACGAGGCTTCTGGGAACGATAACCCCCGACGTTCTCGTCATCGAGCTCACGGCAGCCTGCAATCTTCATTGTAGAGCATGCTATATTTCAAAAAGCGAATCGCCGCGCAAGCTGCCCAGAGACCTCGTCCTCCGGCTCCTCTCCGAATCCGAAGCGATCGGCATTCCCCATGTTTCGTTCAGCGGCGGCGAACCTCTTCTCGAAGCGGAGACAATCCTTCATTGCCTTGCGAAATTTCCCGGCACCAGCTTTTCGATTGCGACAAACGGGTTTCTGCTCCGGCGAGAACTCGTCGACAGACTTGCCGGCTTCCCGAATGTTCAGGTGATTCTCAGTACCGACGGACCGGACGCATCCGCGCGCTTCAGGCATCCTGATGCGCCCCGCCGATTCGCCGAGGCGGCGGCCCTGCTCGGGAACGCCGGCATCCGACACGGCTCCTCGACGAGGGTCTACAGGGAAAACATCGGCGAAGTCGCTTCGCCGGCCTTTCTTTCGCTTTTGTCGGATACCGGCTGCTCATTCGCCGCCTTCTCTCCGCTTCTTCCGTATGACGGGTCTTCCGGCGATCTGACGCCTCTCACCACCGACGAACGAAAGCAACTCGACCATTTCTGTCTCGAAGCTCGAAAAAGGCCTTCGCTCGAAATCATCGCCCCCTGCCTCGATCCGGGCCCCTGCGCCGGGGGAGGTCGCATCCTCTCCGTCACCCCCGCCGGCGCGATTCTCCCTTGCCCTCACATCGCCTGGAGTTGCCACCGCTTTCCGAAGCATTCGTTGAAAGAGGCTCTCGAATCGGCGTTTTTCACCGCCTTGCGAGATTCGGGCGGGAAGCGGGACAGGACTCCCTGCCTTCTCCTCGATCACCCAACCTCTCTCCAGGAACTCCTGATTCGGCATCCAGAAGCCGGCATTCCATCGGAATAA
- a CDS encoding AAA family ATPase produces MDLIKELSDHIRARYPMLYLVTSEEGRAMTALADVAKATQKTMWVWSASDGLLDPKGGEIKDAKGEPIVSPLKALRYALRSQERALFVFKDLHLFFEDPMPAYLSDPLQVRRTLRDIAVAFRTSYKSLVLLSPILRVPHELEKEITVFDFPIPTQKEIAGLLDNVIAEVKRIHGSKVKISLSEDTRDRIVKSVSGLTQAEVENVFNRAIVNDLQFDETDVPFILSEKKQIIRKSGLLEYYEVQEELANVGGLEILKDWLIKRGEAFTARAREFGLPEPKGILLLGVQGCGKSLISKSISSLWRLPLLRLDVGQIFGKYVGESEENLRRAIRMAEALSPTILWLDEIEKAFAGVSGGGGDGGVSSRIFGSFITWLQEKTVPVFVIATSNNIRDLPAELLRKGRFDEIFFVDLPTDEERRAIFTIHLSKRRRDPAKFDLAELAAVSEGFSGAEIEQAVISAMFDAFHAGRDLETGDLRKALTETVPLAVTMREQIAGLRDWAATRAKRASIGKPPAAGATGRAKASGLNLFADPGETPR; encoded by the coding sequence ATGGACTTGATCAAAGAACTGAGCGACCATATCCGGGCGCGATACCCGATGCTGTATCTCGTGACCAGCGAGGAAGGTCGGGCCATGACGGCCCTGGCCGACGTCGCCAAGGCCACGCAGAAGACGATGTGGGTCTGGTCGGCATCCGACGGGCTGCTCGACCCGAAGGGCGGCGAGATCAAAGACGCGAAGGGCGAGCCGATCGTGAGCCCGCTCAAGGCGCTGCGGTATGCCCTGCGGTCGCAGGAGCGCGCCCTGTTCGTTTTCAAGGATCTCCACCTCTTCTTCGAGGATCCGATGCCCGCCTACCTGAGCGATCCCCTGCAGGTGCGCCGCACCCTGCGCGACATCGCCGTGGCGTTCCGGACGAGCTACAAGAGCCTGGTTTTGCTCTCGCCGATCCTGCGCGTGCCGCACGAGCTCGAGAAAGAGATCACGGTGTTCGATTTCCCGATTCCCACGCAGAAAGAGATCGCCGGCCTGCTCGACAACGTGATCGCCGAGGTGAAGCGCATCCACGGCAGCAAGGTGAAGATCAGCCTCAGTGAGGACACCCGCGACCGGATCGTGAAGTCCGTTTCCGGCCTCACACAGGCCGAGGTCGAGAATGTGTTCAATCGGGCGATCGTGAACGACCTGCAGTTCGACGAAACCGACGTCCCGTTCATCCTTTCGGAAAAGAAGCAGATCATCCGCAAGAGCGGCCTGCTCGAGTATTACGAGGTCCAGGAGGAGCTGGCGAACGTCGGCGGCCTGGAAATCCTGAAAGACTGGCTGATCAAACGCGGCGAGGCGTTCACGGCCCGCGCCCGCGAGTTCGGCCTGCCCGAGCCGAAGGGCATCCTGCTGCTCGGCGTCCAGGGCTGCGGCAAGAGCCTGATCTCGAAGTCGATCAGCTCGCTGTGGCGGCTTCCGCTGCTGCGGCTCGACGTCGGCCAGATCTTCGGGAAATACGTCGGCGAGTCCGAAGAGAACCTGCGGCGCGCCATCCGCATGGCCGAGGCGCTTTCCCCGACCATCCTCTGGCTCGACGAGATCGAGAAGGCGTTCGCCGGCGTGTCGGGCGGCGGCGGCGACGGCGGCGTCAGCAGCCGCATTTTCGGCAGCTTCATCACCTGGCTGCAGGAAAAGACGGTGCCGGTGTTCGTCATCGCCACCTCGAACAACATCCGCGACCTGCCCGCCGAACTGCTGCGCAAGGGCCGCTTCGACGAGATCTTCTTCGTCGATCTTCCCACCGACGAGGAGCGGCGCGCGATCTTCACGATCCATCTCTCCAAGCGGCGCCGTGACCCGGCGAAGTTCGATCTGGCCGAACTCGCGGCCGTCAGCGAGGGGTTCTCCGGCGCGGAAATCGAACAGGCCGTCATCAGCGCCATGTTCGACGCCTTCCATGCCGGCCGCGACCTCGAGACGGGCGACCTGCGCAAGGCGCTCACCGAGACCGTCCCGCTCGCCGTCACGATGCGCGAGCAGATCGCCGGCCTGCGCGACTGGGCCGCGACCCGCGCCAAGCGCGCCTCGATCGGAAAACCGCCCGCCGCCGGAGCCACCGGCCGTGCGAAAGCTTCCGGTCTGAATCTCTTTGCCGATCCCGGAGAAACGCCCCGATGA
- a CDS encoding rubredoxin, producing MDKYRCTVCGYEYDPAVGDPDGGIAPGTPFEKIPDSWVCPTCGVGKDQFEKI from the coding sequence ATGGACAAGTATCGATGCACCGTTTGCGGATACGAGTATGACCCGGCCGTGGGAGATCCGGACGGCGGTATCGCCCCCGGGACCCCGTTCGAGAAGATCCCGGACTCCTGGGTCTGCCCGACCTGCGGCGTCGGCAAGGACCAGTTCGAAAAAATCTGA
- a CDS encoding chemotaxis protein CheW, whose amino-acid sequence MTPVLPFRHDSDILDRIRRQGGRTSEETKYLQLVTVTLGGSKFAIDALAVAEVMMAPPLIAVGSNAPLLVGVVNVRGNIIPVFDPRSRLGVGAKSEKAPGDDDEERLLVFRTPEGLLALYVDDVTLRLADGRVPTRPPEGVSITPSCARIAEIGDELLPMLEIDVLLNADERRALADVKNSF is encoded by the coding sequence ATGACGCCCGTGCTTCCCTTCAGACATGATTCCGACATCCTCGACCGGATCCGCAGACAGGGCGGAAGGACCTCGGAAGAGACGAAGTATCTGCAGCTCGTGACCGTGACGCTCGGCGGCTCGAAGTTCGCCATCGATGCGCTTGCGGTCGCCGAGGTGATGATGGCCCCCCCGCTGATCGCCGTTGGATCGAACGCTCCGCTGCTGGTCGGCGTCGTGAATGTACGCGGAAATATTATACCTGTGTTCGACCCGCGTTCCCGCCTCGGCGTCGGTGCGAAGTCCGAGAAAGCCCCCGGGGATGACGACGAGGAGCGTCTGCTCGTGTTCCGGACCCCCGAAGGCCTGCTGGCGCTCTACGTCGACGACGTGACGCTGCGGCTCGCCGACGGCCGCGTGCCGACGCGGCCGCCGGAGGGCGTGAGCATCACCCCCAGCTGCGCGCGGATCGCCGAGATCGGCGACGAATTGCTGCCGATGCTGGAAATCGACGTGTTGCTGAACGCCGACGAGCGCAGGGCGCTTGCCGACGTGAAAAATTCTTTTTGA